Proteins from one Rosa chinensis cultivar Old Blush chromosome 7, RchiOBHm-V2, whole genome shotgun sequence genomic window:
- the LOC112179405 gene encoding non-functional NADPH-dependent codeinone reductase 2, whose amino-acid sequence MGSFLVAENVSSRSINIPVLPLASSSTGKTSNIPVLGFGTATYPFVGSEIVKEAILDAIRLGYRHFDTAALYQTERNLGEAISEALSLGLIESRQDLFITSKLWCSDAHPHRVLPAIRTTLKNLGLEYLDLYLIHWPASVKPGNYDFPFDKEYLLPMDFKGVWEVMEECQKLGLTKSIGISNFSCKKIQNLLATAKIPPAVNQVEMNPLWQQRKLREFCHKNGILITAYSPLGAKGTPWGSNGVMECETLKQIADAKGKTLAQVCLRWAYEQEVSFVVKSFSKERISENADIFEWELFPEEVEKINQIPQKRGFPGFEFVADHGPYNTLEELWDGEI is encoded by the exons ATGGGAAGCTTTCTAGTAGCCGAAAATGTCTCATCACGTTCCATCAACATTCCAGTGTTGCCACTGGCCTCATCATCAACTGGGAAAACAAGCAACATTCCTGTTCTAGGTTTCGGAACTGCTACATACCCTTTTGTTGGCTCAGAAATCGTAAAAGAAGCCATTCTAGATGCGATCAGACTTGGCTACAGACATTTTGACACAGCCGCTCTTTACCAGACGGAGCGGAATCTCGGTGAAGCCATTTCGGAAGCTCTTTCTCTTGGCCTCATCGAATCCCGGCAAGACCTCTTCATCACTTCTAAGCTGTGGTGCAGTGATGCTCACCCCCACCGTGTCTTACCTGCCATTCGCACTACGCTCAA GAACCTAGGACTGGAGTACCTTGATCTATATCTCATTCACTGGCCGGCGAGTGTGAAGCCCGGAAACTATGACTTTCCGTTTGACAAAGAATACCTTCTTCCAATGGACTTCAAGGGTGTGTGGGAAGTCATGGAGGAATGCCAGAAGCTAGGCCTTACTAAATCTATAGGAATTAGCAACTTCTCATGCAAAAAGATCCAGAACTTGCTAGCCACTGCTAAAATCCCTCCTGCAGTTAACCAA GTGGAGATGAACCCGCTTTGGCAGCAGAGAAAGCTAAGAGAGTTTTGCCACAAAAATGGTATACTAATCACGGCCTACTCTCCTTTGGGAGCAAAAGGAACGCCTTGGGGATCAAATGGAGTCATGGAATGTGAGACGCTCAAGCAGATTGCAGATGCGAAAGGGAAAACCCTTGCCCAG GTTTGTCTGAGGTGGGCATACGAGCAAGAGGTGAGTTTCGTGGTGAAAAGCTTCAGTAAGGAGAGGATTAGTGAAAATGCTGATATATTTGAGTGGGAGCTTTTTCCAGAGGAGGTGGAGAAGATCAatcaaattccacagaaaagaGGATTTCCTGGATTCGAGTTCGTTGCGGATCATGGCCCTTACAACACTCTTGAGGAGCTGTGGGATGGAGAGATTTAA